The following nucleotide sequence is from Salvia splendens isolate huo1 chromosome 2, SspV2, whole genome shotgun sequence.
gaaggttaggcgatgctaagcggatgaagggatgagatcacgaagaaatggttgtttaggagttgttagtctccaagtgggagattgttaattatggagcctaatttatctcctaccatgtttaggatttgtttccttgaagtattttttccttgtgatatatgtttcctagtttgactagaattagggctctctagttgcttataaatagaggtgctccctcattgttaaatcatgcttattatgaaattatatagtgaaatccctggcttggcatcgcccccagacgtagatacacattgtatcgaacagGGTAAACAATTTCtggtgttcattctctttcatattcgtgattgcctgtgtttattacTGAAAGAAAAGGAGAATTTAATATCCACTCAGTCAGATTCTGGAGCAGCTATATGCATTTTCATATCATCGATTCACAAAGACTTGTTCAAATACCTTAAAGAGTTTGTTTACTAATTCTGGTGAGGAAGCCCATGGTTGTATTGACAATGGTAGCTTCATTGTAACAGAGCTTGGAGGGAATTTGGCAAGCAAGTCTGTCAAGATACATAAAATTATTAAGAAGATTAGCAAGAGCGTCCACCAGGTACGTCCAGTCAATAAGTTCATGTACTAAAACAATTATTCAGATAGATCACTCCAACGTATGGGAAAGGAAGAATTCTGAAAGGAAAGTAAAGAAGAAACCACAGTGCAATTGACCTTTGCAAAGGGAACAACCATGAGAACCACTGGTTGTTAAATGAGCTGAACAGGATAACGGATTGGGTCCTTCTTGTAATTCTCTAAGCTCCAGTTCCTCGTCATCTAGTAACATTGCAAATTCTGTGTTTTCTAAACATTTCGCATTTTCAAGAGCAAGTTCACATCTATCCTTATGAGGCTTCTTCCGCTTCTGGATTTTCTGGGGTTCCACCTGCAATAATAAAAGAAATCTCCTACCAAAATATTTAAGAAATCTCTTACCATAATATAATTAGAACAGCTATTCAAACTTTACCTTTCGATATCTCAATGAAGCCTTCCTTTTAGCCCTTTCTCTGTTTGCCAATTTTTTCTACACAAGAACAGCagaattatatttcaattttcaaaaaaGTGAAATTGTCAAATTTGATAGAGAAAATAGTGGGCTGTCTTCAGCTAGATTTACTGGTAAGAAAAGATATACTTAGCCAAATAACTGAACAGAGGAGTGAAGAGCAAACCAGAATAGACTCATGTGGCTTTGCtcgtttcttcttcttttgaaTGACATTCCCACTGCTACAAGAACCATGTTCAAAATCTCTTGAACTCATCAAACCTTTCCCAATGCCATATTTATGTCTTCGAACACTGTCTTTGGTCATTAAACCTTTCCCCATGCCATATTTCTTTACTGGACCACCATGTGCATTCATTGGGCCTTTCCCCATGCCATGACTTTGAGCATGTGGACTTCCCTCACAACAAGTATCATAGTCTGACATGGTATGCAGGGAAACCTAAcatgaaaacaaaataaaggaCATAGAGTGTTCAAGATACTTGATGCAATATCATTTTAGCCAAATCATGGAGAAAAGAAACATAAAGGGATAATGTATGAATTCAGTACCTTTCTTCTTTTATGATGTCGATTCTCTTCTAGATGAGACCTTCTGGGACCTGACCACCGTAGTGCAATTATAAGAGAAATATCTTAAGCTACATTTGCAGTGTGCTAATTAACAAAAAAGGAGATAACTACAGCCAATCACATACTGACTGTCACGGTTTTACATTTTCACATTCCTGAAATTCACCTTACTAAAGTAATTAATTTgcgattttattatttttgtaggGCATGAGATAAGGAGAAGGGGAATAAGAAGTAGGGAAGGAGGACCACTCTAGTGATTCCCCATGAATTTGTTTCGTCATATTTTTTTCCTTATAATTGGTTGCAAAGATATTGGAACAATTTTAGGATACCACCACCATGGAGAtgcaaaaaatataggaaaccAAACTGGTGAGCATTCAGCAGTTAACTTAGGAGCACGCTCTCTAAAGGAATTCAAAATGTGACACCAACTTATTACTTCGTCAGTATACAAACTCAGTAATTCCATCTTGTGATACCATTAATCCAGCACAACTAGCTATGATGCCATTTGGCCCTAACATTAATTCACAATTATGAAAAGCCTAGTGTTGACAGCTATTGCTGGAAAATTGGAGTGCTGAGCTTACTAGGAAAATTTTGAAGAGATATTGTCGGAGGGAAACTTGATCTTTAAAATCTAAGTAATTCAACCAAGTGACCTGAAAACTAGTGTTGATAGCTATTGCTGGAAAATTGGAGCTTACTAGGAAAATTTTGAAGAGATATTGTCGGAAGTAAATAGAGCTTTGAAATctaagtaacttaacaaagtgACCTAAAAACTAGAATAGCATTATTGGTTCAATAATAATCAATGGAGCATTCAATTGTTTTTTACTTTTACATGAGTGATCTATCCATATGAAGAATCTAGTATCTCCTCATCCAGAAACAACAAACAATAAAAGCAAGCAAAAGAGTGTAGTATTTAAGTTTGGTAGCACAGTCAAGCAGTTTAACCCCTATTCAGAAGCGAAGACTCCTAACCAGGATTCTACCTTTGAGGTGTACTTCCTGCATCGTATTGACAGGTTAGTTATGCCTGTGTCATGGGTTAACTCCTCAACATACACCACGATTTTCAAACAATTCCGTTTCAATTACAAATAACAGCCACGTGAGACGCTAATAATCAGAAACCGTCAATCAACGGAAATGAAAGCATCATCCAACTAAATAGTTTAAACTCAATCATTACGCACAAAAACACTAAAACGCCGTTCCAATTTTTACCTCCTGGGAAAGCGTTGGACGGGAGAGGGTCAAATTCATCGCCGAGCGGCGGACCGTCCTTCCTGAAAATTTTGGCGAATATAACCTCTGGAGTGTACAAAACCTCCTGAAGCCGGTGCCGGTAATCATCCTCATTCATAAATATCTGCTGATTCGGCTTGCTCTTCCTCTTCTGATCAGCAGCTCTGCTTCGTGTATTATGAATTCCTCCGCCATTTCGGAATTCCTGGTTGCACCTCTGCTGATTTTTCCTGCCCTTTTTATTTGCCATAATTCGTTCTGTTTCAAGCTTTATTGAGCTGAATTAGCCATTACAGAGGCGGTGGCGAATGAGGACTAACTGAGCCTATCTCTCTCTGTGTTAGTGTCTCTCTTTCACAGCAGAGAAATGGAAGGCAGGGTTTTAACTGGTAGGGTTTTGGGTTTTTGTTTCGGGATATTTCTTcatttattatcttttttactAATATTCACATTATAATTTCTACTCCTATGTTAGAAATATCTTGTACTAGACCGGACTCGGGTTTAGTGGATAGCCTAATGCTTGCTTGCCTCAACTTCTAGTCGGGTCGGATCGTTCCTTCTCGacaatttcagtttttttttataataatacaAGAGAGAGATGATATATTTGGTTATAACTCCATTCTTTGACATTGTAAAATTCATGAACCTCAATAAGACGAAATAAAATGATGCAAAAACTTAAAAATAAcgcattaaaaaaaagtacatactCTCTATATACTCCACTTTTTAAAAGTAGATACTCCATTCTTTGACATTGTAAAATTCATGAACATCAACAAGACGAAATAAAATGATGCAAAAACTTAAAAATAACGCAttgaaaaaaaagtacataCTCTCCGTATACTCCACTTTTAAAAGTAGATACTCCATTATTTGACATTGTAAAATTCATGAACCTCAATAAGACGAAATAAAATGATGCAAAAACTTAAAAATAAcgcattaaaaaaaagtacatactCTCTATATACTCCACTTTTTAAAAGTAGATACTCCTTTCTTTGACATTGTAAAATTCATTAACCTCAATaagatgaaataaaatgatGCAAAAACTTAAAAATAACGCAttgaaaaaaaagtacataCTCTCTATATACTCCACTTTTTAAAAGTAGATACTCCATTCTTTGACATTGTAAAATTCATGAACCTCAACAAGACGAAATAAAATGATGCAAAAACTTAAAAATAACGCAttgaaaaaaaagtacataCCCTCTATATACTCCACTTTTTAAAAGTAGATACTCCATTATTTGACATTGTAAAATTCATGAACCTCAATAAGACGAAATAAAATGATGCAAACACTTAAAAATAACGCATTGAAAAAAAGTACATACGCTCTATATACTCCACTTTTTAAAAGTAGATACCGAAAAAGATTGAATAAAAAATCTAATTCATCAACCTCATTTGATTATAGGATAATAATCCCTCCGTGTTCGCAAATGAAAGAcgcattttattattttaggatgtttactaataaaaatagtttattttttacattattagtaagtgaatataaaaaaattattatactcatattttaaaactattaaaatatAGAAGTTTTATGAAAAATAGAGCCATCATTTCACTAACTAGTAAGTTTACTTTGTTAAGGGGATATGTGTTAATCGAATGTCACATcattgtgtattttgttataACTTATAAATAAGACGAATTGGATAATTGCAAGCTTAGTTATTTAGTTTTTATGAGACAAATTATAATTAACCATTTGTCATAATTTTTTTGGCAATCCACATAGATTGTAGCCTCCCCCAAGACCCCATCCTATGAAATACATTAAGATAAATATTGAGCATTAACAGTTTAATGATATGGTtttaagtatatatattttcGTAGCAATAATTTCATTACTCTTCATTTCAAGttaatttatttgtatattCCTTTATGAACTCTCCAACTTAAGTGACTTATTTCATCTTAGTAACTAACTTTGTAATCTCTTCAATTGACTCACtaaatatttttcttcattTAGAAGATTGTCatttaaattatgatttttGTGACTTCTTGTAATTTCATAACTTTCAAAAGTTGTAAATTAAACAgtgaattttgtatttttggCAAAATTGTCATACCAATTTATGATGaagtttattatttaaattataatttttagttgaCTTCTGAATAAATTTGACATTGTTATACAAAGTATTATGATGATCGTTTTTTatatgatacttcctccgtccacaaaaatagACAAGTTTTACTTTATTTGTTTGTGAAATGCTGTccaattttgctattttggcTTGTCTGTGAAAAGTTGTCCACttagattttgttttattcttagTAAATGGATCTCacttttcactaactttttccactcaccTTCCATTATAAAACCATATAAATGTGGACTCTCATTCCATAAATTTTTTctaactcacttttcttaaacCCCGCACCAagtcaaacttggacaatatttcatggacgAAGGAAGTACCATTTTGGaccgtccaccaaaattagactaatttataaataaaaagttttaaACCAATACATTCTAAATGTGGACTCTATAACCTACTAACACTATTTCCCATCACATTTTCTATcaatctcttttactttaccaattgtgtattaaaattcgtACGTTTAtaactttgtctattttttatgaatgGAGTAAGTATtatataatagtactatatattatgCTTGTAGTAAGTTGTAATGACAAAAGGTACAAAAGTTACGTCGAGTTTCATAAGATTTTTAATTGTACGATACAATTGTGAAAAGACTATAAAAGTCAAAATTTaattcgttttttattttaaagttatagaagtcaataaaaaaatatgccaaattaaaaattaagacGTAAATTACattccttttatttttaaataatgaaccAAACATGCTAATTATTCAACATTATAgcataaaaaatattactataaaaaatattacGACACCTCAACGATTGAGGAATTTGAGATGGTCAtaaagtaataaaataatattaataataataataataataaatacgGAAACTGTTTCCTCGCTCACAATTCATCATTTATGCAATCGCGGAAACCGTGATCTCGCTCTCGTACcgctctctctttatctctcacCCACACAACTGAGAATTGGGCAAAGGTTCCAAACTACAGTGCGACGAGTCTGAAGTGGCTAAAGCTCTGAAACGACATGGTAAATTCACAATGCCCCTTCAATTTCATTCGCATCGCTTTATGGAACAACTTAAAATGTCCCTGAGCTATTATTTAGAATTGCTGATCTGGTTTATTCAGAACTTGTCATTTGTAGTTTGTTATATTACTCTCAATTGAACTCGTTTGGTATTATACTGTAAATCGTGCGATGCCGAATTATTAACAGTGACTGCGTGTGTCtagattgatttaatttaagATCTGAGCTGAATACCTACGTGGAATTTTTTTCTATGGACTTTATGATGTATGGTGGTTGAATGAAAATTTTAGAATCATGATTTGCTATTTTTACAGTCCTATTTATGCTGGCATGATTTTGTGATCGGAATGATTTTATATACACATATGTCACTTGGAATTGGCGAAACATATAAACTTTTCATTGTTTATAGGTTGCCGAAGAAACGACGCTATTGTTTTCCAGTAAATTTTGGTTTACGTTAGTAGTACTACTTGTTTTGCTCTGTACTTGATCAGTAACTTAAAACCTGCATTTTGGATATCAGCTACGAAAGGGTTTCTATTTGTAAAGTTTATATTGTAGGTTTCTATTAAGTGTTGCGGATACTGTACTTGAATTTCACTTCTATGGAATTTCATTGTGCAATACTCTGTTACAATCAAACTCTATAAGCCCATGCCGATATGAACTGGAATTAGTCACAtgaaagaagaggaagaaacaTGCTTCAACATCAAAATTCACCCATCAATATTTGTCTGGTAGTCCCACAATTGTAAAGAGTATAGATGATAAAACATCTTAGAAAAGTCCTATACTGGTAGTGAATTAGTAGTATCCACATTGTGGAAcatttcactctctctctctctctctctctctctctctattctgACATCCCTTCTTCAATTATTGCATCATATGACGTCTTCAATTCTGCATATTCTCCCTATTTCCAAGTCCTCATCTCACACCTGCCACTAGAGTTTCCTCATTTCTTTGATTGCTTGCCATTTTCATTTATCAGTGGCTTAGTGCTTCTAGTAGTCCATCAAATCTATTGAatgtttttatttctatttattgtTAAGGGAAAAATAGCATAATTGAAATGCTTCTGCTTGTTGATCTCAGACTAGGATATTCCTTTAAGATAAAACAATTTAGCATATCATGTGCACATGGACAGGTGCTTTTAAGCATGCAATATGTGGGTGCTGATGGACTCTTCAGTTATGATTTTCCAAATTCATTGCAAGTAAATGAAAAGTAATTGTTTCATCAGCATAATAGATGGAGTATGACTTTTATGCTAGTTAAAAAGGACCCAAACCTAAAAATGTGGAAGAGGACCAAAAATCTTGTTTTCCACTTGATAGTAAGTGTAATAGTTCATTATGTGCCTGTTGCTGACAGTCTTGCACAGACACAGTTGTTTGTGCCATGATGTGATACAATCAGATCTCTCTCTTGCGCAGACACAGTTTGTTTGTGCCACGATGTGATACAGTCAGATCTCTCTATACTCAATTATTAATTAAGTTGATTAAGCTATTTTTCCGTAACAGGAAAAGGAAGCGAAAAAGGAAGCTTTTAGAAAGTACCTTGAATCCAGTGGAGTTCTTGATGCTCTAACAAAAGGTCGCACCCCATTTAGCATTTCATTGTTTACTCATCTGTTACAAATTTCCGTTGTTTAGTTTTCTACATGTCTTGTTTTGCTAACCTTTTTCATTTAATTGCAGTTCTTGTTGCACTGTATGAGCAGAATGACAAACCTTCCTCAGCCACTGAGTAAGTACATCATAAATGACATCCATTAATTTTCTTTATGGTAAACTATTTGGTTGCTTGTGAGTATTTAGTATACTCTGGTGTCCTTGAACTCGAGTAGATAACTACGATATGCTTGTAGTTTCTGGAAAGCATGGCATCATCAAATCAGTTACCGTTGTTGGATGCTGAGTAAGATGAAAATTTTCTGACTCCATCATAAAATAGGAATGTTGACTCCATCATCTATTTGACTTTCCAGCTATTAACATCTCATTGCTCTAGTTATAGTTTTCTTGACAAAGAAATAGCTTTGAAATGAACTTCCATTGTGGTTTAACAGGTTCATCCAGCAAAAACTAGGAGGTCCAACCCTTTCAGAATATGAAAAGCTGCAAACTGAATTCTCTGATCTACAAACACGATATAATGAGCTTTTGGCTGCACATCAAGAAAAGTCCCGAGAGGTATCTTGATTTGATCTGTTTTTCTCGTATCACACTTACTCTGCTTATCTTTATGAActtaaatttgttatttttctttttaatcttaAATCTTTTCTGTTTTGCTACTCTCTTCCTTTTCTATTGAATATGTAGTTGAAGGGGCAAAGTAGGAGAAAAGAAATAAGTACTAGCTTAAGTTACAAATGAcaatagaagaagaaaaagctGAAAGACTAGTATAAAACTAAGCTGATGTGGCAAGAGTTGAAAAAGTTTGGGGACCTAGGGCTAAGGATGAAATTTACCAAATGGATTTAAATTCGGTATCCTTGGATCATGTAAACAAGTGCAAATTTGCATTGCTAGTTATGTCCTCTAGAActcatttatttaaatttcagCACATAAAGCAAAAATCTTCTACAAAATGAGGAATGCCAAAACCTTTTGAGGTTTAGAGATAACTGTTAGATGTACACTAGTTGGTAGGAGTATGATTTTTTGGAGAGTGATGCAAAGATAGAATCCAAATTACTTTCTCATTTTCTTCCTTATCCTTTTTTgcacattttatttatttggttgTAGTGCCTGGATTATTGCTGTAcatgtgtgtgagagagagagagagagagagattttcCTAGCATTCTGATTTTAGCAAATAAAGAAGGATTCTTCTCTGCAATGACTAATTATTTCACATATTCTTGCAGTGTGAGGAACTCAAAAACACCCACAACCAAGCGTCAATGAACGAGAGCGCGGAGGATGCCCAAAGTGCTAAACCAAATTAATTCATGCTACCATAGAAAACCTAGCAGCTATTTTTGATGTGTTTGCTGTGTTGTGATGAAAATGTGTCCCCAACTCATGGCCTTTTTAACATGATAGTCTATATATATTGATCAAATTTCCATGTGAGCTAGAGTTGGAATGAGGAGAATTTTAGCAGTGCTGTATGTATTCCATAATCTAGCATCAAAGGGAACTCCATTGCAATAACATGTGCCATGTTGGTGTTGGTATTATTTTACATCTTTGTTTGCTCTTTTTTCCTTTGATATCTGTTTTGCTCttagcatccacaatggggtgCCCTATAGTCCACCCTATAGTGCGCCCTATGctctgccacatcagcattctatcctcctacccttccacctgcagtgggacgccctaaagTCTGCCCTATAGGTTTCAatactattttgttaattaattttttatgttttcaaatatgtcatgcaaaattataaaaaaaacactacaattaaaggcaaatcctacattactaattagtttttttttacaagagttagaaataaaaaaaaaacaaattcacTAAATACAACATTACTAGTTCATTCCCAGCTTGCGGCGTAGATCATCGATCATCCacttgaggtattcggctttggccggGTCCTCGCACTGCATGAGGAcgtggtgcgtgtccaacaacgtccttcGGTTGGCGGCCGCCACTAACTCTGCGTAGGCATGTCCTGCAGCCGAAGTCAGGGCCGGGGTCGGGGCCGCGGctgaggatgtcgccttcgtctttcccttgttcttggcagccttgctgccaatgggacgccgggaggacatcggagtgccggaactctcatccCCGTACATCGGGtggttgaggtccatcggaTGTGCGCCGCTTTCACTGCTCGTATAATCACCGGCGGCAgtgttcttcgtcctcttcgccgcAGCCGATAGGAGCAGAATCCCTCCTTgaaacttctgcttgtccttcaagaggaGCCATGAGTTGTAATGCTTGAAATTGCCGTACAATGAAATGTACGACGcaagcgctctatcgcgcacatcaggcaaactctcgccgctgccctgctccctcaagcacttctcgtactccgccgagaacaaattgacctgcctcttcacctgatcccaatGCTTGCGGAGCTGTTCCCTATGGTGCTTGTAGGCGGCCGACGGCTTGGCCTCGTTGTAGCGCTCAACGATGCGCTCCCAATACGCtatttgcttttggttgttggcaaacaccGGGTCCTCTGAAATATCAATCCAACATCTCGCCAAGACGATGGTTTCATCCAggttgtagttcgtcctccttggggcgaactcttcattcttctccggaggcggcaacttctgggcCCTTTGCCTATTCCGCTTCTTCTTGGTGGCGGAGCCCGAGACGGCGATGGCGGCAACAGGGGCAACGGCGGAGGCAGAGGCACAGCGGGTGGGAGACAGCTCCATGTCTGACAGCcagtacgaatccgtactgaaatcgggatcgtactgggtgttggaGTCAAAGGGCCGATATTCAGAGTCTGTACCCAGCCACCGTGCACACCATtgaacatcggactattcggactcGGGAAATCACCGGGATTCATtttataaaagtgaaatagagAGTGATGAATGAAAGAGTGAAATGTTGAAGAGTGAAATGAATggtggtgtatatatataagttttgaagaattaaaaaaaattaaaaaaaaggaaaacgcgttgcatcgtccgcctcgcccgcagtggggcggacgataccgcggacgatgcatggtcgaagccctatcgtccgcggacgaagcatTGGACTCGGACGATAGATGTGCCATCGTCCGCAtggctacagtggcggacgatagtccgcccgatttcattttaatttattattaaattttaataataattttatgaaaattcaaAGCATAGATAATTCTATAAATTTTGGGAAAAACTAAATTTCATGATTGGTAGAAAAACACATATAGATTTTTATAAGAGGGAATATTTTTTTGGTCCGTGAACTTCACCAAGGTGTCAGTTTTTGTTcgtaaaatttgaaaatatcttttaaggtccATTAAATTCGATGTAATATCGTTTGAtctttttctattattaaaatatttaatttatctctcttatttttttttgttcccgtcttccttctctttttctctcttcttccttaTCCACTAGTTACTATAGTCAAGTAACAAAAATCAATATCAATCAAGagttattaataattaaaaattataatttgtaataatgACGTTGATGATATTGTTTACTCTAAtattaatgttgtttacaaattaattttcaaagcttacaaattaatattttatagtaactttttaggttaaattttatttacGTACAGCATTTTATTTCTAAACTATATACAGTATGTTCTTAattaatgcaatatttgtagattttaatcaatatttatgaactaattttaataaatacagATTTTAAACAATGGTGAAAACTTCTAAGGCCATTCgtaatggcgcctagcgcaccgcctagccgagcgctcggcggtttcgcggcgctaggcggtgcgctaggcgatccgctcggcgctattgaagcgcccggatcgcctagcgcaccgccgagcggaattttttatttttatttttttattttcgaaacactatatatacgcggtttgtacgtcattttcattcgcaccacttgttttaacgagtactctctctattttaatttctatacaagatcaacacctagaaatgagtaacgccggtggtagtagtggtggtagtggtggggatgctgatgagtacgatcgtataatgaacgaagcgctagaggcctatacgaacagtgagattgatcgatggatgcagagggccttgcagcctgcggtacctcgacctcgcccagtggtccaccgccgagaagtgattgatcgtgatcacgtagctacacatcagcgcctatacgaagactacttcgcacaggagccgcggttcaacgccaaccattttaggcgccgttttaggatgagcacgaccctgtttatgcgtattgttaacgctttggagcatcgatatatgtatttccgcttcaggcacgatgcggctggcagacccggccacacacctattcaaaagtgcactgcggcaatctgccagttggcctacggcggcgcggcagacatgtgggacgagtacctccacatcggtgagacgactgcccttgaatgtatgaagtatttttgtctgggcgtgattgaaatattaagtgatcagtaccttcgaagacCTACCCCCGAAGCCTGCCAGGATCttttgcggatgcacggggaacaaCATGGGTTCctggggatgttaggcagcatagattgtatgcattgggagtggaagaactgtctcGTTTCCTgaaaggggttctacacgaccggctacaagggaaagaatcccacgatgatcctcgaggccatAGCTGATTACCGACTacggatttggcatgcgtattttgggatagccggttcgaacaacgacctcaacgtcctcaactcgtcgccacttttcaacgagcagtgccagggtgtcggtccgggcatcagttttgtcgccaacggcaaccggcatgatatgagctactacttggcggatgtgatataccctaggtggcccgtctttgtgaagacgatccgatgcgcatcagatgagaggaagacctactttgcggcacggcaggattcggcgcgcaaggacgtggaacgcgcatttggtgtgctccagtctcgatgggcggcagttagggtccaacgcgtttgtggcatgtctactgcattgctgatataatgtacgcatgtattatcatgcacaacatgattgtcgaagatgaaggtgtacaactgactagttgga
It contains:
- the LOC121765238 gene encoding c-Myc-binding protein homolog; amino-acid sequence: MEKEAKKEAFRKYLESSGVLDALTKVLVALYEQNDKPSSATEFIQQKLGGPTLSEYEKLQTEFSDLQTRYNELLAAHQEKSRECEELKNTHNQASMNESAEDAQSAKPN